The following DNA comes from Candidatus Eremiobacteraceae bacterium.
GACGTCGTTCTACGGCAATCAACAAGCTCAAGTAGCTGACAGCGATCGCGGAACGGTCAGAGTCGACGTCATGGAGACGTCGGCGGAGGCGCTCGGGCTTCGGATCACCGAGACGTGGAACGCCACGGGAACGCCGCGCGTCTACTTGGGCAACATCGGCGCGGACTGCTCGGTCAATTTCGCGCCGGATACCATCCAGCTCGTGACGCGCGAGCTGCTCGGCTACTTCTGCCGCGCGCTAGGCACGCAGCACTCATATGCGGCCGATGAGAAGTGGTCCGTCAACGGACCGGCGCATACGGGCATCACGGAATCGTATGCCGTGACGAAAGTAGATGGGGCAAAGGTGACCATCCATGAAAGCCGGTCCTCGAACACATCAACCGTCCAGGCCGGCGAACTAAGCGGCGATTCGACGGTCGTCTACGAACCGGCGAAGCTCGTACCCGTCAGCGGTTCGTTCGATCTGAGGGTCGCCAGCGGCAGTTTCGCGACGACCGAGGAGGATACGGTTCTCTTACGTTTCGACCGCGTCTCCGACTCGCTCGATGCGAACCCGTGACTGAAGGGACCGATTTTCTATCGGCCCAATGGGCGAGCGATGGGGGAGCGCCAATGGACGGCCTGACCTACGTGCGCGAGATGCGCGATCGAGGGACCAACTATCCTCCGATTGGTCGGTTCGTCGAGTTCGCGGTGCGCGACGTGGCGCAGGGCCGCATCGAAGTCACCGGTCGCCCGAACGAGCAGCACTACAATCCGTTCGGCGTCGTGCATGGCGGTTTTGCCTGCACGCTCATGGATCTTGCGCTCGGACACGTCTCCGTGACGATGCTTCCATCGATGGAGAAGGCCGTCGTCACGACAGACCTGTCCGTGAAATACGTGCGCCCGCTCTACGCCGCGGTCGGCGAAGTCTCGTGCGTCGCGACGGTCTTGCACAGCGGCAAGACGATCATCGTGGCCGATGCCCAATTGCGCGATCAGGCCGGCAAGCTGTACGCGACGGCGCAGTCGACGTGCTTCATCGTACCGCGGCGTTCGAGTTAGGCGCCGTTCTCCGAACGCGCGGCCCAAGAGATCGCGTCCTCGAGTGATTCCTCGCCCCAAAAAAGCTCGCCGCGAACGAGGCAATTCGGCGCACCGAAGATTCCCAGCTCGATCGCCCGCGCGGTGTTGGCGCGAAGGCGGCCTCGTTTGTCGGGCTCCAACGCACGAGCGACGATCTCGTCTGCAGGCAGGCCAAGGCGACGAAGGACGTCGAGGACGACGGCGGCATCCCCGATATCACGGTCCTCACCAAAGTTCGCCGTGAAGACCGCCCGAATGAAATCTCCGCACCACGGCTGATCCGCTATTGAACACGCGACTCGTGCCGGCAGGGTCGAGCCGCGGGGAAACGCGGTTGGCCTCACCCACGGCAATCCAAACTTGTCGGTGAGCCTCTCCATGTCGCGCCACATATATGCGCCGCGCCGCTCATTGATGTTGAACGGCGAATCGTTCCAGCCTTGCAGTTCGAAGATCGGCCCGAGCAAGAACGGCATCCACACGAGTTTGACGCCCGCTTTGCCGCACAGATCTTCGATTCGCATGGCGGCGATATATGAGTACGTGCTTGCGAAGTCGAACCAGAACTCCAAATCGGGTTCGCGCTCTCCAGGTTTCATGACACTGGTGGCCGATTCGCGCGTTCCCCTTTGCCGTCCCGCGCCGCAGCGTACCGGATGTTCCCATAGGGGTACTCAAACGCGCCGTGAGTATGCTAGTTTAAGGATAGGAAAAGCGCGCACCACCGTCAGGAGACGATCCACTGTGAAGAACAAAGGCACGAAGAAAGTCAAGCGCGGTCTCGCGCAGATGCTCAAGGGCGGCGTCATCATGGACGTCACGACGCCCGAACAAGCGATCATCGCGCAAGCCGCAGGGGCGGTCGCAGTCATGGCGCTCGAGCGCGTGCCGGCCGACATCCGCAAAGAAGGCGGGGTCGCGCGCATGGCCGACCTTGAGATCGTTCAGCGCATCATGGATGCGGTCACCATTCCGGTCATGGCAAAGGCGCGCATCGGCCACTTCGTCGAGGCTCAAGTGCTGCAAGCGATGGGTGTCGATTTTATCGATGAAAGCGAAGTGCTGACGCCGGCCGACGACGCCTACCACATCGACAAACGCGATTTCACGGTGCCGTTCGTCTGCGGAGCGCGCAATCTCGGCGAGGCGCTCCGACGAATCTCCGAAGGCGCGGCCATGATCCGCACGAAGGGCGAGGCCGGTTCCGGCAACATCGTCGAAGCGATCCGCCACCTCCGACAGGTCAATGATGATATCCGCCGTCTCGCGTCGTTACCGGTCGAAGAGCTCGTCTCCGTCGCCCGCGATCTCGGCTCGTCCATCGAGATCGTCCGCGACGTCGCGAAGGCCGGCCGCCTTCCTGTCGTCATGTTCGTCGCGGGCGGTGTTGCAACGCCGGCTGATGCCGCGTTGTGCATGCAACTCGGCGCCGAGGGCATCTTCGTCGGTTCGGGGATCTTCAAGAGTTCCGAACCCGAGAAGACCGCCAAGGCGATCGTCTCGGCCACGCACTTCTTCGATGATCCCGCGAAGATCATGGAAGCGTCGAAGTCGATCGGTGCGCCGATGGCGGGGCTTGAGATCTCGCAGATCCCGAAGGATCAACTGCTGGCCGGCCGCGGCTGGTAATCGTGTCTGAAGGGGCCGACGTCAGTCGGCCCTCATCAGAAGAATTCATATGTCCAAAAAAACCGTGATCGGCGTTCTCTCGCTGCAGGGCGACGTCGACGAGCATATCCACGCGCTGCGCAACGCGGACGCAAAGGCCCGCGGCGTCAAGACTTCCGACGACCTTGAGAAAGTCGATGGTCTCGTCATGCCCGGCGGTGAATCCACCACGCTCGCCATCGTGCTCGAACGGTTCGGCCTCGTTAAACCCTTGCGGGCTCTCGCAGCCCGCGGCACGCCGATCTGGGGCACGTGCATGGGAATGATCATGATGGCGCGCAGCGTCGTTGGATCGGCGCAGCCAACGCTCGGATTTCTCGACATCGAAGTGAAGCGTAATGCGTTCGGCCGGCAAGTCGAAAGCTCGGAGCTGCGATTGAACATCGATGGCATCGACGGCAAACCGTTCCCGGGCGTCTTCATTCGTGCGCCGTGGATTGAACGGGCGGGCCGCGACGCCAAAATCCTAGCACGTGTGAACGACAAAGGCGTCATGGTCCGCCAAGGCGCGTTCCTCGGAACGTCTTTTCATCCGGAATTGACCGATGACGCGCGCGTCCACCGCTACTTCGTGGAGATGGTGGAACGGGTGCTGGGCAAAGGCTGACGATCATCTCGGAGGCAGGGGACCGCTCCGAATCGCGATAAATGAAGCGCGTACAGGGGGTCCTTACTTCGGATGGTCGACGTCCTCGTCTTGAACGCCACCTACGAAGCGCTCAACGTCACATCGTTGCAGCGAGCGGTAAAGCTCGTATTTTCGGGCAAGGCCGAGGTTCTCCACACCCACGATCGCCCGCTCCGCGCCGCCACCTTCGAGATGCGAATGCCATCCATCATCCGCATGCTCTACTATATCCGGCGGCCGCGCCAGCAAGTCGCACTCACGAAGAAGAACGTGCTCTTGCGCGACGACTACACGTGCCAGTACTGCACCCGCAAGGGTGACGGTCCGATGACGGTCGACCATGTGGTGCCCAAGAGCATCGGGGGCCCGTCCACGTGGGAGAATCTTGTCTGCGCGTGCCTCGCCTGCAATAATCGCAAGAACAACCGCACGCCGCAAGATGCGAACATGCATCTCGCGCGCAAGCCGCGCATGCCGAAGTACATCCCGTGGATCCAGGTGAAGCGCCACACGCTGCCTGGCGAGTGGTATAAGTATTTGTTCTTGTATCACGTCTCGATCGAAGAGCGCATAGAGCCCTGACATAGGCTATGTAGGGCGGACCTTTACGGTCCGCCGAGAGTCGTGATGAGCGATCCCAATCGCGAGCCCGAAGACCCGACGAGCTTTCGCTCGATCGCAGTCTGGTGGCGAGCGCTCACGTGTGTGCCAGTCGGCGCCATATTCGGCTTCGTTTGCGCATTGGTCATCCTATCGCTCCGAGGTGTGCATGCTATTGAACCACCACTCGCGTTGCCGCAATCGCTGTATCTCGCAGCCACGGTCGGCACGCTTTGGGGTGCCGTCTACGTGCCGATCGCCTATCTGATCTTTTTGCGCAAGGAGCGACTGCTCAACGCGCTCATCGGCGTCGCGATCGGTACGATCCTCATCGGCGTCTTCGGCCTGCGGTTCGTGGGTCCGTTTGCGCCAGTCACGATTTCCGCGTCAGTTGGGTTCTGGCTTAGCTGCATCGCGATTTATGCAAATCGCGAGCGGCGACAGCATGACGACGGATGGCAGGGTTACTTCAGTCCGCCGATCCAGAGGAAATGACGATGGACGCCGTCACGCAACGAGACATTCGTGATCATTCTCTCGATTGCTCTGTTTGCCGGGCCGGTCGGCGCAATGTTCTTGGCCTGCGGATGGATGGCGCGGCGCGAGAAGCGACGAGCGGCGTCCTAAGGCGGAGGTCCGATCACTCGCGCGGGGCGATTTTCTCGAAGATCCTTGCGACGGGGAGCGCGAATCCGGCGAGCGATGCGTGCGTCAGAACTTCGTCGCTGCCGAATTGCTTGCGACCGCGCGCGTCGCATGCCTCAACTGTCTTTTGGACCGGATCGACGATGAACACGACTTCGGCGCCGGATGCAAGATACACACGAACGTTCTCGTCGACATCTCGTTGCGCGTCGCCCGGCGAAAGCACCTCGACGACCGCATTTGGCGCGACGACCGGAATGCTCGCACCTTCATCGTCGTCGTAGCCTACCCGCTCATACGAGAGGTACGCAACATCGGGGACAAGGGGTCGTCTCGGCTCTCCGGGCGGCGCAAGCCGGAAATCCCATTCCGCGCTTACGCGACCACATCCGTACGTCCGCGCCCACTCCAAGAGGGCCACGAGAAACGCGCCTTGAGCCCGGCCGTGCCGTTCTCTCGGATTCATCTTTTGCAGCGCCCGGCCGTTGACCCATTCGGTCGCCGGTTTCGTCTGCGGAACTTCGATCTCGAGCATGCTTTGCGCCTCATCCCGAGTATATCACGCGGCCGGTTAGAGCGTCAGTACGATCTTCCCAAAATTCTCGTTGGCTTCGATCGCCGCGTGTGCCGCCGCTGCTTGTTCTAGCGGGAGGACGCGGTCGATCGGCATGACGATGCGCCGGTCGGCGAAAAAGGGCAGCATCGCGCCGAATGCCTTCGTCGCACGTGCCTTTTCATTGTCGTCGCGATTGCGCATCATCGTGCCCGCGAGCCTCAGCCGCTTGCGCATCAGCATCGAGATGTCGAGATCTGCGCGCGGTCCGCTTAACGTTGACACAAAAACCAGTCGACCAAGCGTAGCGAGGCACGCAACGTTGCGCTGAAGATAGTCGGCGCCGACGAAGTCGATGACGACGTCGACATTCGGGAACTCGAGTGATTTCGGATCGACGACATGATCGAGCCCAATCTCTTGCGCGCGCGCCGCCTTGACCGCCGAACGCGTCGAGCCATAGGTCACCGCTCCAATAGCCTTCGCCAATTGAACAGCGGCTAGGCCGACGCTCGATCCGACCGCGTGTATCAGCACGCGTTCGCCTTGGACGAGCGATGCGTGCGAGAAGAGCGCATCGTGCGCGGTGATGTATGCTTCCGGAATGCCACCCGCCTCGATGTCCGTCACGGCGTCCGGCACCGGCAGCACCAACGGCTCGCGTGTCGCCACGAATTCGGCCTGCGCGCCGCCGCCCACAAGTCCCATGACGCGATCGCCGACGCGCAAATCGCGAACGCCGGGACCGACAGCGCTTACTTCGCCGGCGAACTCCATGCCGAGGATATCCGGCGGTGATCCCGGCGGCGCGGGGTAGCGGCCGCGTCGCTGGAGCGTGTCGGCGCGATTGACGCCGGCTGCGCGTACTCGGACGATGATTTGGTCATCGCGGGGCGCAGGGGGCGCGGGGACATCGGCGATCTCGAGGACCTCGGTGCCTCCGAAGGCCTTGAGGCGGAGTGCTTTCATCTACTATCGTTTGCCCGGCGGACCATAAAGGTCCGCCCTACATTCGCTGGTAACCTCCGGGCACATCTTCCCATCGCTTCCGGAGGTCTTTCGCCGTGTCGCGCCTCGACCAATCCAACACGCCGTATTTTGATGCGCTTCGCGACTACGTCAACGATGGCGTCGTCTCGTTCCACACGCCCGGCCACAAACACGGCGTGGGCATGCACCCGCTCTTGCGCGATTTCATCGGCGACAACATCCTCAAGATCGACCTGACGCAAGTCCTCGGGCTGGATGATTTGAGCCAGCCCGAAGGCCCGATCAAGCTCGCGCACGAGCTGGCTGCCGCGGCGTACGGAGCCGACCACAGCTACTTCCTCGTCAACGGGTCGACTGCCGGAAACCAAGCGATGCTGATGACTGCGGTGCGGCCGGGCGACACTGTACTGCTCCCGCGCAATTGCCACAAATCCGCCCTGAGTGCGCTGATCCTCAGCGGCGCGAGACCGGTCTATCTCAAGCCGGAACTCGACCGAGAACTCTTTGTCGACCACGCGGTGACGCCGGCAACCGTCGAGGCGGGACTTCGCGATGATCCAAAGGCCGTTGCGGTTTTCCTCACGAGTCCGACGTACTACGGCGCGACCGCCGATCTGGCCGCCATCGCGGACATCGTGCATGCGCGCGGTAAACTGCTTCTCGTCGATGAGGCGTGGGGTCCACATCTGCAATTTCACCCCGAGTTGCCGCAGTCGGCGACCGCGGCGCAAGCAGACGCGTGCGTCAATTCAACCCACAAACTGCTCGGCGCGATGAGCCAAGCCGCGATGCTCCACGTGGTCGGCGAGCGCATAGACACCGGTCGGCTGGAGGCCACGTTGCGCATCTTTGCGAGCACGAGCCCGCAGCTTGCGCTGCTCGCAAGCCTCGACGTGGCGCGGATGCAGATGGCGACCGAGGGAGAGGCGCTGCTCGGCCGGGCCCTCGCGCTAGCGCGAGACGCGCGCGTGCGGCTCAACGCGATCCCCGGCATCTACTGCATGGGAACGGATCACATCGGCCGGCCGGGCGTGGCCGGCTATGACGAAACGCGCATCGTCGTCCACGTGAGACAACTCGGCATGACCGGCTATGACGCGGACCGCATATTGCGCGAGCGTCACAAGATCCAATTCGATCTCGCGGATCACTTCAATCTCGTCGGAACGATAACGATCGGCGATACGGAGCGTTCAGTGGATGCGCTCGTCAACGCAGTCGCGGCGCTGGCACGCGAGTCTTCAACCGGCGACCGAACACAGGCGGCGCCAGACGGGCCCGCGCCGGCTCACCGCGACACGTATTCACTTCCGCCGATTCCGGTCGCGGTCGTCACTCCGCGAGAGGCGTTCTTGAGCGATTACGTCGAAGTGCCGTTCATCGAAAGCGCCGGCCGAATCTGTGTGGAGGTGATAACGCCATACCCGCCCGGCATCCCGATAATATGCCCGGGCGAACGAATCACGGATGAAACCATCGACTATCTCACACGCGAACTCCGCGCGGGCATCCACATCCAAGGCCCGGTGGACGACTCGCTGCGCACCGTCCGGGTGCTACCATAACGATCGCACGAGGTGACGTTATCTTGAAAGAGGACCTCGCCCACCCCGATACCGGCGACTGGGAACTCTACGCACTGCTCGACATATTCACCCCACCCATCCGGCAGGCGCTCGTCAATCTACCGAATTTCAAAGACCTCATCGAGGTCATCCTCGACCTCGGGCGGCTCCCGGAAGCTCGCTTCCCATCCGACTTCTGTTACCTGTCGCAGATCCCGGTCAGCGCGGATGACATCGCTGCCGTCGTGACCCGCATCGGTGAATTCGGTAAGGACAACCGCGCCGGGATCGAGCAGACGCTGCATCGCATCTCTTGCCTGCGCAACCGCAACGGCAAGATCATCGGCTTGACGTGCCGCGTCGGCCGCGCGGTCTACGGCACGATCGATATCATCCTCGACGTCGTGCGCTCCGGCAAGTCCATACTGCTGTTGGGCAAGCCCGGCGTCGGCAAGACGACGATGCTGCGCGAAGTAGCGAGGGTGCTTTCGGGCGACTTGCGCAAGCGCGTCGTCATCGTGGACACGTCGAACGAGATCGCCGGCGACGGAGATATCCCGCACGCCGGCATCGGTCACGCCCGGCGCATGCAGGTCGACGTGCCGCTCAATCAGCACGCGGTCATGATCGAAGCGGTCGAGAACCACATGCCGGAGGCGATCGTCATCGACGAGATCGGCACCGAGGCTGAATCCATCGCGGCCCGCACGATCGCAGAGCGCGGCGTGCAGCTCATCGGCACGGCGCACGGACTGGACCTCGAGAGCATACTCATGAATCCCACGCTCTCCGATCTGGTCGGCGGCATCGGCGCCGTGACGCTCTCCGACGAGGAAGCCAAGCGGCGCGGCACGCGCAAGACGGTCCTCGAACGCAAGGCGCCGCCGACATTCGACGTCGTCATAGAGATCCAAGACCGCGATAGGCTTGCGTTGCACGCGCCGGTCGCCGACGTCGTGGACGCCATGCTTCGCAGCCACGAGCCGAAACCCGAGATCCGCGTCCGGACCGACGGCGGCGGTGTCGAAGTGGTGCAAGAGGCGGAAGCGCAGACCGTGCAGTCGCGCTACAATTCGGTTCCAACGCATGCGCACACACGCTCACATGGCTACGATCGAAACGCCGCGCCGTCCGTGTTTTCCCTTGCCGACGAAGACGACGACGAACCAGCCACCGATATCATCCGTATCTTCCCATACGGCGTGAGCCGTTCGAAGATCGAGCGAGCCGTCGCCAACCTGCGCGTACCGGCGCTGATCGCGCGCAAATGGGATGATGCAGACGTGGTCCTCACGCTCAAAGCGCTCGAGCGGCGCGACAACGGCCGGCTACGTGAGATCGCGGCGCAGAACATCCCGATCTACGCTCTCAAGACCAACACCACGGCACAGATCCAGACGTGTCTCAAAGATCTCTACGATCTTCCGAGCGTCGACGACGAAGAGCTCGCGATGCGCGAGGCGGAAGAAGCAGTGTACAAAGTGATGCTGCATCACAAACCGGTCGAGCTCTCGCCGCAGTCGTCATACGTGCGCCGCCTGCAGCATCAGATGGTGGAGAAATACCATCTGCTCTCACGCTCGACAGGCATCGAGCCCAATCGGCGCGTGCGCGTCTACAAGGATGCGGCGCAATAAGCGCGGGTCTGCTCGTCACCTTTGAAGGCATCGAAGGAGCCGGCAAGTCCACCCAGATCCGGCTCCTGCACGACTACCTGTCCGGCACGTCGGTGCCGTTCGTCTTCACGCGCGAACCCGGCGGCACGCAACTCGGCGAAGAGCTGCGGCGACTGCTGATCGACCCGCTCGGTCGGCTATCGCCGCAAGCCGAAACGCTGATCCTGAGCGCCTCGCGCGCCGAGCTTTGCGATAAAGTCATCGAACCGGCGCTAGCCGAAGGGCGGCTCGTGGTCTGCGATCGCTTTTGGGACGCGACGCTTGCGTACCAGGGATTCGGCCGCGGCCTACCGTTGCAGACGCTCCTCGACATCACGATGTTCGCGACGCGACGCCTCGAACCTGACATCACATTTCTGTTGGATGTTCCGGTTAAGCTCTCACGCGAGCGCCTGAGATCGCGATCGGCGATCCCCGATCGGCTCGAAGCCGAACCCTCGGCATTTCACGAGCGCGTCGCCGATGGCTACCG
Coding sequences within:
- a CDS encoding PaaI family thioesterase codes for the protein MDGLTYVREMRDRGTNYPPIGRFVEFAVRDVAQGRIEVTGRPNEQHYNPFGVVHGGFACTLMDLALGHVSVTMLPSMEKAVVTTDLSVKYVRPLYAAVGEVSCVATVLHSGKTIIVADAQLRDQAGKLYATAQSTCFIVPRRSS
- a CDS encoding 2-hydroxychromene-2-carboxylate isomerase; the protein is MKPGEREPDLEFWFDFASTYSYIAAMRIEDLCGKAGVKLVWMPFLLGPIFELQGWNDSPFNINERRGAYMWRDMERLTDKFGLPWVRPTAFPRGSTLPARVACSIADQPWCGDFIRAVFTANFGEDRDIGDAAVVLDVLRRLGLPADEIVARALEPDKRGRLRANTARAIELGIFGAPNCLVRGELFWGEESLEDAISWAARSENGA
- the pdxS gene encoding pyridoxal 5'-phosphate synthase lyase subunit PdxS is translated as MKNKGTKKVKRGLAQMLKGGVIMDVTTPEQAIIAQAAGAVAVMALERVPADIRKEGGVARMADLEIVQRIMDAVTIPVMAKARIGHFVEAQVLQAMGVDFIDESEVLTPADDAYHIDKRDFTVPFVCGARNLGEALRRISEGAAMIRTKGEAGSGNIVEAIRHLRQVNDDIRRLASLPVEELVSVARDLGSSIEIVRDVAKAGRLPVVMFVAGGVATPADAALCMQLGAEGIFVGSGIFKSSEPEKTAKAIVSATHFFDDPAKIMEASKSIGAPMAGLEISQIPKDQLLAGRGW
- the pdxT gene encoding pyridoxal 5'-phosphate synthase glutaminase subunit PdxT — protein: MSKKTVIGVLSLQGDVDEHIHALRNADAKARGVKTSDDLEKVDGLVMPGGESTTLAIVLERFGLVKPLRALAARGTPIWGTCMGMIMMARSVVGSAQPTLGFLDIEVKRNAFGRQVESSELRLNIDGIDGKPFPGVFIRAPWIERAGRDAKILARVNDKGVMVRQGAFLGTSFHPELTDDARVHRYFVEMVERVLGKG
- a CDS encoding HNH endonuclease, translating into MVDVLVLNATYEALNVTSLQRAVKLVFSGKAEVLHTHDRPLRAATFEMRMPSIIRMLYYIRRPRQQVALTKKNVLLRDDYTCQYCTRKGDGPMTVDHVVPKSIGGPSTWENLVCACLACNNRKNNRTPQDANMHLARKPRMPKYIPWIQVKRHTLPGEWYKYLFLYHVSIEERIEP
- a CDS encoding Uma2 family endonuclease, yielding MLEIEVPQTKPATEWVNGRALQKMNPRERHGRAQGAFLVALLEWARTYGCGRVSAEWDFRLAPPGEPRRPLVPDVAYLSYERVGYDDDEGASIPVVAPNAVVEVLSPGDAQRDVDENVRVYLASGAEVVFIVDPVQKTVEACDARGRKQFGSDEVLTHASLAGFALPVARIFEKIAPRE
- a CDS encoding NAD(P)H-quinone oxidoreductase yields the protein MKALRLKAFGGTEVLEIADVPAPPAPRDDQIIVRVRAAGVNRADTLQRRGRYPAPPGSPPDILGMEFAGEVSAVGPGVRDLRVGDRVMGLVGGGAQAEFVATREPLVLPVPDAVTDIEAGGIPEAYITAHDALFSHASLVQGERVLIHAVGSSVGLAAVQLAKAIGAVTYGSTRSAVKAARAQEIGLDHVVDPKSLEFPNVDVVIDFVGADYLQRNVACLATLGRLVFVSTLSGPRADLDISMLMRKRLRLAGTMMRNRDDNEKARATKAFGAMLPFFADRRIVMPIDRVLPLEQAAAAHAAIEANENFGKIVLTL
- a CDS encoding aminotransferase class I/II-fold pyridoxal phosphate-dependent enzyme, which codes for MSRLDQSNTPYFDALRDYVNDGVVSFHTPGHKHGVGMHPLLRDFIGDNILKIDLTQVLGLDDLSQPEGPIKLAHELAAAAYGADHSYFLVNGSTAGNQAMLMTAVRPGDTVLLPRNCHKSALSALILSGARPVYLKPELDRELFVDHAVTPATVEAGLRDDPKAVAVFLTSPTYYGATADLAAIADIVHARGKLLLVDEAWGPHLQFHPELPQSATAAQADACVNSTHKLLGAMSQAAMLHVVGERIDTGRLEATLRIFASTSPQLALLASLDVARMQMATEGEALLGRALALARDARVRLNAIPGIYCMGTDHIGRPGVAGYDETRIVVHVRQLGMTGYDADRILRERHKIQFDLADHFNLVGTITIGDTERSVDALVNAVAALARESSTGDRTQAAPDGPAPAHRDTYSLPPIPVAVVTPREAFLSDYVEVPFIESAGRICVEVITPYPPGIPIICPGERITDETIDYLTRELRAGIHIQGPVDDSLRTVRVLP
- a CDS encoding R3H domain-containing nucleic acid-binding protein, with the translated sequence MKEDLAHPDTGDWELYALLDIFTPPIRQALVNLPNFKDLIEVILDLGRLPEARFPSDFCYLSQIPVSADDIAAVVTRIGEFGKDNRAGIEQTLHRISCLRNRNGKIIGLTCRVGRAVYGTIDIILDVVRSGKSILLLGKPGVGKTTMLREVARVLSGDLRKRVVIVDTSNEIAGDGDIPHAGIGHARRMQVDVPLNQHAVMIEAVENHMPEAIVIDEIGTEAESIAARTIAERGVQLIGTAHGLDLESILMNPTLSDLVGGIGAVTLSDEEAKRRGTRKTVLERKAPPTFDVVIEIQDRDRLALHAPVADVVDAMLRSHEPKPEIRVRTDGGGVEVVQEAEAQTVQSRYNSVPTHAHTRSHGYDRNAAPSVFSLADEDDDEPATDIIRIFPYGVSRSKIERAVANLRVPALIARKWDDADVVLTLKALERRDNGRLREIAAQNIPIYALKTNTTAQIQTCLKDLYDLPSVDDEELAMREAEEAVYKVMLHHKPVELSPQSSYVRRLQHQMVEKYHLLSRSTGIEPNRRVRVYKDAAQ
- the tmk gene encoding dTMP kinase, whose amino-acid sequence is MLVTFEGIEGAGKSTQIRLLHDYLSGTSVPFVFTREPGGTQLGEELRRLLIDPLGRLSPQAETLILSASRAELCDKVIEPALAEGRLVVCDRFWDATLAYQGFGRGLPLQTLLDITMFATRRLEPDITFLLDVPVKLSRERLRSRSAIPDRLEAEPSAFHERVADGYRRLAAAAPQRFIVVDGTRPEGTIAIEIRDAVMARWQSNRP